The genomic stretch ATTATTTTATCGTTATGGGCAATAAGCGTACTTGGGGGTTTTATAAAAATAAGGGGTTCATCAGGGATTTTCATTTGAAGTTCATTTGCATGGTCAAAATAGTTTAATCCCACCGCTATTATTTTAGTTGGCAAACAAGGTGGCAAAAATGTTATTTCTGATAAAGGATATTTTTTTTCACTTATTTTATGATTATTAAAAATATCACCAATGACTTCTCTTACGATATTATCTTTCTCAAGTATCCCATATCTTACATTTCTTACATTTTCATTGTGATAAAATCTTAAATATTTCATAAACTCTCCTCTTTTTTTTATTAAGTTTAGAGTTTGATTATTATCCTACAACTTCTTTAAATACTCTTAAAAAATTGCCTCCTAATATTTTTTTAATTTCTCTCCCTTTATAACCTTGATTAAGTAACTCTTCGGTGAGATTCGGAATTTTATCAGCTCCCTCCAAACCCAAAGGCAGATCACCTGTACCATCAAAATCAGAACCCAATCCCACATAATCTATTCCTACTTTTTCTACTAAATAATTAATATGTTTTACCACATCTTGTAGGGTAGTTCTTCTTTTTTCTTGAGTTAAAAAATTAGGTACAAAGGTTATCCCTATTACTCCACCGTTCTCAGCTAAAACCTTAATTTGTTCATCTTTCAAATTCCTAAGATGGGGACATAAAGCATAACAATTAGAATGAGAAGCAACAATAGGCATCTTACTGTTTTTAATCACATCCCAAAAACCATTTTCTGAAAGATGAGACACATCAATTAACATTTTTAGTTTATTCATCTCATCTATTACATTTAAACCAAACTCGGTTAAACCACCGCCAGTTCGAGATTCACTAATTCCATCCGCAATTTGATTTCTTTGATTCCAGGTAAGAGTTAAGAGTCTAACTCCCAACCTATGAAATGCCCTCAATACTCCTAAATCACCCTCTAAAGCCTCTCCTCCTTCAATAGAAAGGATAGCAGCAATCTTCCCCGCTTTGTTTACTTCTTTTATCTGGTGATAATTCGTCACCAGTGATATATCGTTCTGATTTTTATCTACCTCCCGATAAAAACAATCGATTAACTGTAAAGCTCTTTTTACTGATCTATCCGGCTTATAGACGCTTTCAATAAAAATAGCAAAAAACTGTACATCAATCCCTCCCTCTTTCATTCTAGGGACATCCAAATGACCGCTAGTCCACTTTTTTCCTAGGGTTCTTTGATTATTCATAACCTCTAAAATAGTATCACAATGCCCATCAAATACTATCGCCTTTTGGTGAATCTTTTCTGCTTTGCTTAAAAATGTTTTTACCTCTGCCAAACTACTTCCTCCTGTCTTCAAGAAATAGATGAAATAAATATTACTCAGGAAATTTATTTTTTCAAAAATATCCATAAAATAAATATGCTAGTCAAGATCAATATAAAGAGTATCATCTTGCTTTTAGTGTTTTTTGTAATTCTTATTTTCTTAATTTCTGATATGGGGGCTCTTCTTTCAATTTCAGCCATTCTCTTAAAATGTTTTATCGCTTCGTCAATTTTTTTTGTTCGTTTATAAGCCAGACCTAAATTACTGTGAGCAGCTGCATAATCAGGATTTAACTCTAAGGCTTTTTTGTAAAATTCAATCGACTTTTCATATTTTTTTTCTTCTAAATA from Candidatus Atribacteria bacterium encodes the following:
- a CDS encoding membrane dipeptidase — its product is MDIFEKINFLSNIYFIYFLKTGGSSLAEVKTFLSKAEKIHQKAIVFDGHCDTILEVMNNQRTLGKKWTSGHLDVPRMKEGGIDVQFFAIFIESVYKPDRSVKRALQLIDCFYREVDKNQNDISLVTNYHQIKEVNKAGKIAAILSIEGGEALEGDLGVLRAFHRLGVRLLTLTWNQRNQIADGISESRTGGGLTEFGLNVIDEMNKLKMLIDVSHLSENGFWDVIKNSKMPIVASHSNCYALCPHLRNLKDEQIKVLAENGGVIGITFVPNFLTQEKRRTTLQDVVKHINYLVEKVGIDYVGLGSDFDGTGDLPLGLEGADKIPNLTEELLNQGYKGREIKKILGGNFLRVFKEVVG
- a CDS encoding tetratricopeptide repeat protein, whose product is MENEETKISFEKAENYFKKGNFQQAINEFDIILEQSPDDARCYNKLGVCHAQLKDFVKAKSYLEKALVLNIKYPEPYNNLGNIYLEEKKYEKSIEFYKKALELNPDYAAAHSNLGLAYKRTKKIDEAIKHFKRMAEIERRAPISEIKKIRITKNTKSKMILFILILTSIFILWIFLKK